The Chryseobacterium sp. JV274 sequence TATTTTATGATCACAAATACACTATTCTAAATTTTTAATATAGAAAATTGAACTTTGCGTTAAAATTATATCATTTTATTTACCAGAATCTCCTGGCTTTATTTCAGTTTTTTGATATCAAAAGGATTTTTGAAGATCAGTTCTTCATGCTTTCCTTTGATCTCCATTTTACGCTGAAGAAGATTGAGCGCCATTTTCCTTATAAAAAAATCTTTATCATTCAGTTTCCAGTAAGAATCTTCATGAAGTTTTTTGGGTGGGCGGATCAGATAAAATTCGGTTTCCCAGGTGTCTGCGTTATGGTAAAATTCAATAATTCCACAGTGTTCGGGGATAAGGGCAGCATTTATCATTCCCATCGGAAGTAAAAAGCTAAAAGAATTACACATATAATCTCCACAGGAAATTTTATCGTGCTTCAAAAATTTTTCTCCGGTATCTTTATTGAGATATGATTTTTTGAAATCATTTTTAAAATCACTTTTCGAAAACTTAATCTCGATTTCATGACTTCCCCCTTCTGAATCTATGATCAGAATATCTGCTTCCCAATCGGCCTGAAAATAATTGGTCAGTACGATTTCTTTTTCAAAATCGCAATGGGAATGGATATAGGCGTGTATGAGTTCTTCTATTTTGATCATTGTTAAAATATAAACACAATGTTTACAAAGTTCTTTATTTACTTGCTGTTTAATGTTCGCAAAGACGTTTCACTCAGCAAAAGTCGCAAGCTATTTATTATGATACAAAATTGACAAGCAAAGCGAATTGACTATTCACAATTGTCTTGTTATATTCAAAGCATTAGCTAACCAGCAGACTGCATCCTCTGATATCAGAATGATCTATTCTTCCCAGTACCTGAAATTTATTACCTGTAATTTTACCTAAATCCTGCGTCGCAATAAAAGAGCAGGAATGGGTATTGGCAAGATCAATGATATTAATAGCTCCGGTTTTTCCTTCTTTTTCATAGGCCAGAGGATCTTCTGCATTCCGAACCATGATTCTCATCCAGTTAGGACATACATATTCATTATTCCCAAGGGAATACGCTTGTGAAAGCAACTCTGTCATGGAGTATTCTGAGTAGATTTTATCTGTTTTAAGACCGTCCTTTAAGATTTTCAACAATTCATCTTTCGTCATTTCTTCTTTTCTGCCTTTCATTCCTCCGGTTTCAATCACTATTAAATTTTCAAGAAAATTCAGAGATTCTTCGCTTCTTTCGGAATGACAGTAATCCAGGAAGTCAAGAAGAGCAAAGGAAACTCCGAAAAGAATGACTTTTTTATCCTGAAGTTTATTCAATAACTCAAAAAGATCAGAATGGTTATAAAGGAAATATCCGTTTTCAGGTTTGGCAGATTTTTTCATCAGATAATCTACCATATAGATCAATGACGAATGCTGTTTTTCCAGATAACTTGGAAGTAAACCCAGAAAAATAAAGTCTTCCGGCTTCCCAATAAACTGTTCAAAACTTTTATAAATACTTTCTTCATAAAGTTCCGGATCTGCAATGAAATGTTTTGACAGATTCATCTGCGTTGTTCCTGAACTCTGAAAAAACAGATCGGTTGTTACATTCTTATCCAGAATCTGATGATTTTTGAACATTTCGATAGGCAAAAACGGAATCTTCACCAAACTATCCACCTCATCAGGATTAACATTCAGAAAGTCGATGAATTTCCTGTATATTTCAACATTTTCATATTGATAGCGAAATGTTTTCAATGATGCATTCAGGAAATCCTGTTCAGTCTGTATATTGAATATATTTTTTAATTCCATAATCTTTTGAGCGCCTTATCACTTCAGTATAAAGCAATTATAAAGATAAAATATTGATATTTAATATTTTTTTAATCTACAAATTACATTTTGGTAAGCTTCTTGCACATACCACAATGGAATATGGATTAAAAACAAGAATGGGTTTCGGCCCGTTCGAAAGTTACCTCTTTTTGGGGGTAATTTTTTTTGCTTTATTTTTCAAAAGTCTTCAGTTCAAAATCCTTTTCAAAAACCCCATAGGTAAAATAGGAAATCCAGTCTCCAAGGTTGATATATTTTGAATTCTGCTCCAGATCAAGCACCATTGGGAGATGTCTGTGTCCATAGATGAAATAGTCTATCTTCTCTGACTTCAGTTTTTCTTTGGAATAAATGATCAGAAATTCTTTATCTTCTCCCAGAAATGCTTTGTCTTCTTCTCCGGAGATCATTTTATTTTTTTGAGAAAGGTATAATGCAACTTTCATCGCAATATCGGGATGAAGCCATTTGAAGAACCATTGTGCCACCGGATTTGTGAATAATTTTTTCATTCTCTTATATCCTTTGTCACCAGGTCCCAGCCCGTCTCCATGGGCCAGCAAAAACTGCTTTCCTCCCATTTCAAAATATTGTTTCTGATAAAAAACAGTACAGCCAATCTCCTCTTCCAGATAATCTTTCATCCACAGATCATGGTTTCCGACAAAGAAATAAATATGAATTCCTCTGTCTTTAAGTTCTGCAATTTTTCCGAGTACCCGGATATACCCTTTGGGAACCACATGTTTCCACTCATGCCAGAAGTCAAAAAGATCGCCCATTAAAAACAAAACCTGAGCATCTTCTTTGATCTCATTCATCCAGCGTATAAATTTTTCTTCACGCACTTTGCTCTCACTTGGAGTGGGAGCTCCAAAATGCTGATCTGAAGCGAAA is a genomic window containing:
- a CDS encoding acyl transferase, producing the protein MELKNIFNIQTEQDFLNASLKTFRYQYENVEIYRKFIDFLNVNPDEVDSLVKIPFLPIEMFKNHQILDKNVTTDLFFQSSGTTQMNLSKHFIADPELYEESIYKSFEQFIGKPEDFIFLGLLPSYLEKQHSSLIYMVDYLMKKSAKPENGYFLYNHSDLFELLNKLQDKKVILFGVSFALLDFLDYCHSERSEESLNFLENLIVIETGGMKGRKEEMTKDELLKILKDGLKTDKIYSEYSMTELLSQAYSLGNNEYVCPNWMRIMVRNAEDPLAYEKEGKTGAINIIDLANTHSCSFIATQDLGKITGNKFQVLGRIDHSDIRGCSLLVS
- a CDS encoding UDP-2,3-diacylglucosamine diphosphatase; the encoded protein is MLKTTINLEPGKKVYFASDQHFGAPTPSESKVREEKFIRWMNEIKEDAQVLFLMGDLFDFWHEWKHVVPKGYIRVLGKIAELKDRGIHIYFFVGNHDLWMKDYLEEEIGCTVFYQKQYFEMGGKQFLLAHGDGLGPGDKGYKRMKKLFTNPVAQWFFKWLHPDIAMKVALYLSQKNKMISGEEDKAFLGEDKEFLIIYSKEKLKSEKIDYFIYGHRHLPMVLDLEQNSKYINLGDWISYFTYGVFEKDFELKTFEK